The DNA region CGTTCTTCTTCCACATCCTCGGCGCGGGCGGTGGGGAAGCGCCCCTCCGAAAGCCAAATGACGAAAACCACCCGCCACTCCAGGCCCTTGGCCTGGTGCACGGTGGAAAGCGTGACCCGCTCCCGCTCGCCCTCCAGGGCCGCCACGTCTTCACCGGAAAGCTCGTTCATGAGCGTCACTTCGTCCAAGAAGGCCGGCAGGCTGTCGTAACCATCGGCAAAGATGGCCAGCTGTTCCAGGTCGTCAAGACGAGAAGCCGCGTTGTCCAGCTGCGAGCGCACGTACTCCCGGTAGCCGGAGGCCAGCACCTCGCGGATCATCTCCCCGGGGCGCTGCTGCAATCGCGTGAGCTTGCCTACCAGCCCCTGGAGCTCCTGGAGGGAGTGGGCGGCAGCCTGGGGCAAACTCAAGCTAGCAGGATCCAGCTGCAGGAAAGCGGTCAGGGGCTCGGGGGAGGTGTGAAACGCCTCCCAAACCCGGGCCACCAAGCGCTGGCCCAGGCGCGGCCGCAGCTTGGCCATCCGGAAAAAGGCCACCTCATCCCGAGGGTTGGCCACAAAGCGCAGGTGGGCGAGCACGTCCTTCACGTGCCGCTGCTCGAAAAACCGCAAGCCCGAGCGCACCTCGTAAGGGATGGAGCGGCGGGTGAGCTCCACTTCCAGCTCCAAAGAGTGGGAGTGGTTGCGGTACAAAACGCCAATCTCACCTAAGGGCACACCTTCGTCCAAAAGCTCCAGGATGCGCTGGGCCACGAAGGCCGCCTGGAGCTCCGGGGAAGGGGCCGCCACCACCGCCGGCTTTTCCCCCCCTTGTCGCACCGGTTGCAGGTGTTTGGGGAACTGCTTCTGGTTGTGGGCAATGGAAGCGTTGGCCAACTCCAGGATGGGGGGTAGCGAGCGGTAGTTGGTGTTGAGGTGAAAAACCGTGCAATCCGGGTAGCGCTGGGGAAAGGTGAGGATGTTGGCGTACTCGGCCCCGCGGAAGGCGTAAATGGATTGGGCGTCGTCGCCCACCACCATGAGGTTGCGCTCGGCCCCCAGCATTAAATCCACGATTTCCGCTTGCAGCTTGTTGGTGTCCTGGTACTCGTCCACCAGGATGTGGCGGAAGCGGGTGGCCAGTGCCTGCCGCACCTCGGGGTGTTGGCGCAGCAGCAGCAGCCAGTTGAGCAAGAGGTCGTCGTAGTCCATGAGGTGGGCCTGTCTTTTGCGCTCCAGGTAGCGGCGGAAGACCGCCTGCATAAACTCCTGATCGGTCAAAAACTGCGGGTACTTCCAGGAAACCACCTCTTCCAGGCTGCGGCCGGTGTTGATGACGAAGGAGTACACCTCCAAAAGCACGGCCGCTCCCGGCAGCCTCTTGTCCGGCACCTGCGGCAGTACGTCGCTGGCCGCCTGCCCCATGAGCTCCTGGGCATCCTCCCGGTCAAGGATGCCGTAGTTGCTGGGATAGCCCAGCCTTTCCCCGTAGCGGCGCAGGATGCGGTTGCCCA from Thermoanaerobaculum aquaticum includes:
- a CDS encoding ATP-dependent helicase; amino-acid sequence: MSEGSKPVRLSPEKAVTKRVDYASALNPEQLAVVMHPGGPMLVLAGAGSGKTRTVVYRVARLLEDGVEPSSILMLTFTNRAAREMLTRVETLLGRDASRVMGGTFHSVGNRILRRYGERLGYPSNYGILDREDAQELMGQAASDVLPQVPDKRLPGAAVLLEVYSFVINTGRSLEEVVSWKYPQFLTDQEFMQAVFRRYLERKRQAHLMDYDDLLLNWLLLLRQHPEVRQALATRFRHILVDEYQDTNKLQAEIVDLMLGAERNLMVVGDDAQSIYAFRGAEYANILTFPQRYPDCTVFHLNTNYRSLPPILELANASIAHNQKQFPKHLQPVRQGGEKPAVVAAPSPELQAAFVAQRILELLDEGVPLGEIGVLYRNHSHSLELEVELTRRSIPYEVRSGLRFFEQRHVKDVLAHLRFVANPRDEVAFFRMAKLRPRLGQRLVARVWEAFHTSPEPLTAFLQLDPASLSLPQAAAHSLQELQGLVGKLTRLQQRPGEMIREVLASGYREYVRSQLDNAASRLDDLEQLAIFADGYDSLPAFLDEVTLMNELSGEDVAALEGERERVTLSTVHQAKGLEWRVVFVIWLSEGRFPTARAEDVEEERRLFYVACTRAKDELYLCYPLVARDRYRMDIITEPSRFLQELPEELYQRLLVEAPQENLELEAGGNYELPAFLKPQKPN